A genomic region of Trichothermofontia sichuanensis B231 contains the following coding sequences:
- a CDS encoding nitric-oxide reductase large subunit, with protein MANPTFDIAVPIRKPGRQLSLPTWLVLICVITFTVLLSAGAAIYKNAPPIPVTIVSPRQEVILTQETIQSGQKIYLARGGQHIGSIWGHGSYLAPDWTADVLHRWGLATAGVLYNGKADFDQTDWEALSASDRALLQVKLRDEFKTNRYDPDTGRLTLTAAQTQGLRQVFADYQTLLSQGSAVHSIPSGWFTDPGQIRDVTAFFSWTAWAAAANRPNAPFSYTANWPHDDLIGNQAPAQFLIWSIVSVIVLIAAIAFFLFVYLTQEDAEDIQSVAARPAIRLATPSQKVTTLFFGVAMTLFLVQILMGMVTAHYAVEGDGFYGVPIQSYLPYAASRTWHLQLAVFWIATCWLAAGLYFGPRFGQHEPKGQAWGNGGLLVALTVVVVGSLVGAWAGVQGWLGNHSFWFGHQGYEYVELGRLWQLLLIGGMVFWLWLMFRALKPALKAEGSKTGLNHFFLYSAITIPLFYASGLMYTNHTPLSVAEYWRWWVVHLWVEGFFEVFATVAIAYLCSELGFLKRSSALRATYLTTILYLGSGVIGTLHHLYFAGTPVFITAMGSVASALEVVPLTLIGFEVVKSLKLSQEAQGFYRMPLKFFIATCFWNLVGAGVFGFLINPPIVLYYSQGLNTTPIHAHSALYGVYGSLAIALMLFALREITPDRAWDERNLNFAFWWLNGGLVLMMVTGLIPNGFYQLVQSVNYGTWYARSAEVISSPWMQWTVWLRIPGDIVFSVGAMMLVYCVGRSLVGIFQQPTQAQPSEFLAVKTTTP; from the coding sequence ATGGCAAATCCAACTTTTGATATTGCTGTGCCAATCCGTAAGCCAGGTAGGCAGTTAAGCTTACCGACTTGGCTAGTTTTGATCTGCGTTATCACTTTTACAGTCTTGCTTTCGGCGGGAGCCGCAATTTATAAAAATGCACCCCCGATTCCTGTAACGATCGTCTCACCCCGTCAGGAGGTCATTTTAACCCAGGAGACGATTCAATCGGGTCAGAAAATCTATCTAGCACGGGGGGGGCAACACATTGGCAGTATTTGGGGGCATGGTAGCTACCTCGCTCCCGATTGGACGGCTGATGTTTTACATCGCTGGGGTTTGGCAACGGCGGGGGTGTTGTACAACGGCAAGGCGGACTTTGATCAGACGGATTGGGAAGCCTTGTCGGCCAGCGATCGCGCCCTGTTGCAGGTAAAACTGCGGGACGAATTTAAGACCAATCGCTATGACCCGGACACCGGCAGGCTGACCCTGACTGCTGCCCAAACCCAGGGGTTACGCCAGGTCTTTGCGGACTATCAAACCTTGCTGTCCCAAGGTTCAGCGGTGCATTCTATCCCCAGTGGCTGGTTTACCGACCCCGGACAAATCCGCGATGTCACGGCATTTTTTAGCTGGACTGCCTGGGCTGCTGCCGCTAACCGACCCAATGCGCCCTTTTCCTATACCGCCAATTGGCCCCACGATGACCTGATTGGCAATCAAGCGCCGGCGCAGTTCCTGATCTGGTCGATCGTGTCAGTGATTGTGCTGATTGCCGCGATCGCCTTTTTCCTGTTCGTCTATCTCACCCAGGAAGACGCCGAAGATATCCAGAGCGTCGCTGCCCGTCCGGCCATCCGTCTGGCGACGCCCAGCCAAAAGGTGACGACCCTCTTTTTTGGCGTGGCCATGACCTTGTTTTTGGTACAGATCCTCATGGGCATGGTCACGGCCCACTATGCCGTAGAAGGCGATGGCTTCTATGGCGTCCCGATTCAGAGCTACCTGCCCTATGCGGCTTCCCGCACCTGGCATTTGCAATTGGCGGTCTTTTGGATTGCCACCTGTTGGTTAGCAGCAGGTCTGTACTTTGGCCCACGCTTTGGTCAGCACGAACCCAAGGGGCAAGCTTGGGGGAATGGTGGCTTATTGGTCGCCTTGACCGTGGTGGTCGTGGGTTCGCTAGTCGGTGCCTGGGCTGGTGTGCAGGGCTGGTTAGGCAACCACAGCTTTTGGTTTGGGCACCAGGGCTATGAGTATGTGGAACTGGGTCGCCTCTGGCAACTGTTGCTGATTGGCGGCATGGTGTTTTGGCTCTGGCTGATGTTCCGTGCCCTCAAGCCTGCGCTCAAGGCGGAAGGCAGCAAAACCGGGCTAAATCACTTCTTCCTCTACAGCGCGATCACGATTCCCCTGTTCTATGCCTCAGGATTGATGTACACCAACCATACGCCGCTGAGCGTAGCAGAGTACTGGCGTTGGTGGGTGGTGCATCTGTGGGTGGAAGGGTTCTTTGAGGTGTTTGCCACCGTGGCGATCGCCTACCTCTGTAGCGAACTGGGTTTTCTCAAGCGCTCCTCTGCCCTACGCGCTACCTATCTGACCACTATTCTCTACCTGGGTAGCGGGGTCATTGGCACGCTGCATCACCTGTATTTTGCGGGCACACCTGTGTTTATCACCGCAATGGGGTCGGTGGCCTCAGCGCTGGAGGTCGTTCCCCTGACATTGATTGGTTTTGAAGTTGTCAAATCCCTCAAACTGTCCCAGGAGGCGCAGGGATTTTATCGGATGCCACTCAAGTTCTTTATTGCCACCTGCTTCTGGAATCTGGTGGGTGCGGGTGTGTTTGGCTTCCTGATCAATCCGCCGATCGTCCTCTACTACTCCCAGGGATTAAACACCACGCCCATTCATGCTCACTCGGCACTGTACGGCGTCTACGGTTCGCTCGCGATCGCGCTCATGCTCTTTGCCCTGAGAGAAATCACCCCGGATCGGGCCTGGGATGAAAGGAACCTGAACTTTGCGTTCTGGTGGCTTAACGGTGGCTTGGTGCTGATGATGGTCACGGGTTTGATTCCTAATGGCTTCTATCAATTAGTGCAATCAGTCAACTACGGCACCTGGTACGCCCGCAGCGCCGAGGTGATTAGTTCTCCCTGGATGCAGTGGACCGTGTGGCTGCGGATTCCCGGCGATATCGTCTTTTCCGTCGGAGCCATGATGCTGGTGTATTGCGTTGGACGATCGCTCGTCGGTATTTTTCAGCAACCAACCCAGGCACAACCATCCGAATTTCTCGCAGTTAAAACCACTACCCCCTGA
- a CDS encoding COX15/CtaA family protein, whose product MLHAVFPQAPAPSTKRPTPRSRIYQLVQQMVIATLLLMAIGSATRVMNAGLACPDWPLCYGQWVPARQMNLQVFLEWFHRLDAALLGVLTIVLAASSWGYRRDLPRWAPWLASLALGLIVVQGALGGLTVTELLRFDIVTAHLGTALLFFVTLLILATVLMPYQAVGTATKLPWLGLTATILVYLQCLLGGLVASRWAAHQCFAGFQLCEVMNSHLLGVFPPTIATLVSVVAAWRTPALHPTLRQAANLALVFLLLQIGIGIATFRLHLQVELLTVTHQAIGALLLGSLTVLTALAWRDVQSQVGSVVPMTPNPVIPRGIATDPALDSLESSPVP is encoded by the coding sequence ATGCTTCATGCTGTGTTTCCACAGGCCCCTGCCCCCTCAACCAAGCGACCAACGCCGCGATCGCGGATTTACCAATTGGTCCAGCAGATGGTAATTGCCACCTTATTGCTGATGGCGATCGGCAGTGCTACACGGGTAATGAACGCGGGCCTCGCTTGCCCGGATTGGCCCCTGTGTTACGGTCAGTGGGTACCTGCCCGACAGATGAACTTACAGGTTTTTCTAGAGTGGTTTCATCGTCTGGATGCAGCGTTGCTAGGGGTACTGACGATCGTCCTAGCCGCCAGTAGCTGGGGGTATCGCCGGGATCTACCGCGTTGGGCACCGTGGCTGGCGAGTTTAGCACTGGGTCTGATTGTTGTTCAGGGGGCGCTGGGCGGGTTAACCGTCACAGAATTACTACGGTTTGATATCGTCACTGCCCACTTGGGCACGGCATTACTCTTCTTTGTCACCCTCCTGATCCTGGCGACCGTCTTGATGCCCTATCAAGCGGTGGGGACGGCAACTAAACTGCCTTGGTTGGGCTTGACCGCTACCATTTTGGTCTATCTGCAATGCTTATTGGGGGGACTCGTGGCCTCCCGTTGGGCGGCACACCAGTGTTTTGCCGGATTTCAGCTGTGTGAGGTTATGAATAGCCATCTCCTGGGGGTTTTCCCCCCCACGATCGCGACCTTAGTCAGTGTTGTCGCGGCTTGGCGTACCCCTGCCCTGCATCCTACCCTGCGGCAGGCCGCTAATCTGGCGCTCGTGTTCTTGCTTTTACAAATTGGTATAGGGATTGCCACCTTCCGACTCCATCTGCAAGTCGAACTGCTTACCGTGACCCATCAAGCGATCGGCGCGCTCCTATTGGGCAGTCTGACCGTGTTGACTGCCCTAGCTTGGCGGGATGTCCAGTCCCAGGTTGGGAGTGTAGTCCCGATGACACCCAACCCCGTCATCCCCAGGGGAATCGCAACCGATCCTGCCTTGGACTCCCTGGAATCCAGCCCAGTTCCCTAA
- a CDS encoding CopD family protein produces MLFKILVVLHTLGTTIWTGGHLVLAVTVLPQAWQHRDPDRIHQFESHFEGLGLLALLLQVLTGLWLTWIYFPRLENFWAFDSYLSTYIGLKLLLLLATLALAIHARFFIIPNLTKETLNSLAWHIVGVTILAVGFVIIGAGIRLGGLS; encoded by the coding sequence ATGCTATTCAAAATTCTGGTAGTTCTGCATACCCTTGGTACCACCATCTGGACAGGTGGCCATCTGGTGCTGGCCGTCACCGTACTCCCCCAGGCATGGCAACACCGCGATCCCGATCGCATCCATCAATTTGAATCCCACTTCGAGGGGTTGGGCTTGTTGGCACTCCTACTTCAGGTCTTGACGGGGTTGTGGCTCACCTGGATTTACTTTCCCAGACTAGAAAACTTCTGGGCCTTTGACTCCTACCTATCTACCTATATTGGCCTCAAGCTATTGTTGTTGCTGGCTACCCTGGCATTAGCCATTCACGCCCGTTTTTTTATCATCCCTAATCTTACCAAAGAGACTCTCAACAGCCTCGCTTGGCACATTGTGGGCGTCACCATTCTGGCTGTTGGGTTTGTCATAATCGGCGCGGGAATTCGCTTGGGTGGACTCAGCTAA
- a CDS encoding YwiC-like family protein — protein sequence MALSDANPPVQNGDVLPSDRRAYRAPAWYHPTVSPEHGVYIVLLVSFLSGAAAAQQWTLATTLAGICALAGFQAEHPLVLQIKQRRTWKPRLLLWGSLYGGLALGLALYLYLQVPVLIWLYLGAIAALLIDAISVFYRQQRSIGNELLTFAAVCLAAPFAAIATTKTITFAFWGLWLLNTLFFSSAIFTVKLRKPKTQALMPGLVYHSVATLIVCGLWYGGGLTTLAAIAFGIALIKFGLILWQLEWYKTTAIHQVAILETLSAMVFFLLTAISLLPNHPVTAA from the coding sequence ATGGCACTTTCTGATGCAAACCCACCTGTGCAAAATGGGGATGTGCTCCCTTCAGACCGTCGTGCTTACCGTGCCCCCGCCTGGTATCACCCAACGGTTTCGCCGGAACATGGTGTTTATATCGTCCTGTTAGTGTCGTTTCTGAGCGGCGCAGCGGCGGCTCAACAGTGGACACTAGCCACCACTTTGGCAGGCATTTGTGCCTTGGCTGGGTTTCAAGCCGAACATCCGCTGGTGCTGCAAATCAAACAGCGACGGACTTGGAAACCCCGATTGCTTTTGTGGGGTAGTCTTTACGGGGGACTCGCCCTGGGCCTTGCCCTTTATTTGTACCTCCAAGTGCCAGTCCTGATATGGCTTTACCTAGGCGCGATCGCTGCTTTGCTCATCGATGCCATCTCAGTCTTCTATCGACAGCAGAGATCCATTGGCAATGAACTCCTAACCTTTGCCGCTGTTTGCCTGGCAGCCCCCTTTGCCGCGATCGCCACCACGAAAACGATCACCTTTGCCTTTTGGGGCCTATGGCTTTTGAATACCTTGTTTTTTAGCAGTGCTATTTTTACGGTTAAACTGCGCAAACCCAAGACGCAAGCACTGATGCCGGGGCTAGTTTATCATAGCGTTGCAACGCTGATTGTCTGCGGGTTGTGGTATGGTGGCGGGCTGACAACGTTGGCAGCGATCGCTTTTGGTATTGCCCTGATTAAGTTTGGGTTGATCCTCTGGCAATTAGAGTGGTACAAAACAACAGCCATTCACCAGGTAGCCATACTGGAAACCCTCTCAGCAATGGTATTCTTCCTGTTGACTGCAATTTCTTTATTACCCAATCACCCTGTCACTGCGGCATAG
- the ric gene encoding iron-sulfur cluster repair di-iron protein, translating to MATVQINDTVGAIVRDHPSLAHLFEQAQVDYCCGGQKTLAEVCAQRGIDPQSFLAELEAYSAATPAPESNLGDLSLTELANHIEQIHHAYLHRELPRLEKLVTKVATVHGEKEPRLRQIQEIFLALSAELTTHLMKEEQILFPMIRRLDASDSVPIFHGGTLANPIQQMELEHEAAGVALAQLRQLSDHFTPPDWACNTYRAMLDALHTFEQDMHQHVHKENNLLFPQAIALEQTKGQG from the coding sequence ATGGCTACTGTGCAAATCAACGATACTGTCGGCGCAATTGTTCGTGATCACCCCTCTCTCGCCCACTTATTTGAGCAAGCCCAGGTCGATTATTGTTGTGGCGGCCAAAAGACCCTGGCAGAAGTTTGTGCCCAGCGCGGCATCGATCCCCAGAGTTTTCTGGCTGAGTTAGAAGCCTATAGTGCAGCCACACCCGCGCCAGAAAGCAATCTTGGCGACCTGTCCTTAACGGAGCTGGCTAATCACATTGAGCAAATTCACCATGCCTACTTGCATCGTGAATTACCCCGTTTAGAAAAACTGGTCACCAAGGTAGCGACCGTTCACGGCGAGAAAGAACCCCGTTTGCGTCAAATTCAGGAGATTTTTCTAGCCCTATCAGCCGAACTCACCACCCACTTGATGAAGGAAGAACAGATTTTATTCCCGATGATTCGACGATTAGACGCTAGCGACTCTGTACCCATATTTCACGGTGGGACATTAGCTAATCCCATTCAGCAGATGGAACTTGAACATGAGGCAGCGGGTGTTGCCCTCGCCCAACTGCGCCAACTGAGTGATCATTTCACCCCACCAGACTGGGCCTGCAATACCTATCGAGCCATGCTTGATGCCCTACACACCTTTGAACAGGATATGCACCAACACGTTCACAAGGAAAATAATTTGCTATTTCCCCAAGCGATCGCGCTAGAGCAAACTAAGGGACAAGGCTGA
- a CDS encoding cytochrome c oxidase subunit 3, translating into MQGSTVDTNTTIAAATAIGHRVHADEHPDYRRLGLLIFLVSESLMFGGLFATYLILRSDALTWPPEGVEVELLVPAINTIILVSSSFVIHQGDAAIKKGNVGGLRLWFLLTAAMGAIFLAGQAYEYLTLGYGLSSNIFANCFYVMTGFHGLHVLVGILLILGVVWRSRCPGHYNANKHTGAEMAEIYWHFVDIIWIILFGLLYILTLF; encoded by the coding sequence ATGCAAGGCTCAACAGTTGATACCAACACAACGATCGCGGCAGCTACGGCGATCGGTCACCGTGTCCATGCGGATGAACATCCCGACTATCGGCGATTGGGATTACTGATTTTTCTGGTTTCGGAATCCCTGATGTTTGGGGGGTTATTTGCAACCTATCTAATCCTGCGCAGTGATGCCTTGACTTGGCCACCGGAGGGAGTAGAAGTTGAATTACTGGTACCTGCTATCAACACGATTATTCTGGTTTCCAGTAGCTTTGTGATTCACCAGGGCGATGCTGCGATTAAAAAGGGTAATGTGGGGGGGTTACGTCTCTGGTTTTTACTCACGGCTGCAATGGGGGCTATCTTCCTGGCGGGCCAAGCCTATGAATATTTGACCCTAGGCTACGGCCTGAGTAGCAACATTTTTGCCAATTGTTTCTATGTGATGACCGGGTTTCACGGCTTACACGTGTTGGTAGGGATTTTGTTGATCCTAGGTGTGGTTTGGCGATCGCGGTGTCCCGGTCATTACAATGCCAATAAGCATACGGGAGCAGAAATGGCCGAAATTTATTGGCACTTTGTCGATATTATCTGGATTATTTTGTTTGGCCTCCTGTACATTTTGACCCTGTTTTAA
- the ctaD gene encoding cytochrome c oxidase subunit I, with amino-acid sequence MTQSDVSMSVTASMPAGHHPPHAWKWYDYFTFNTDHKVIGIQYLVLSFFFYLVGGLMAMAMRTELSTPDPDFVDPGFYNALMTNHGTIMIFFWIVPAAIGGFGNFLIPLMIGARDMAFPKLNAIAFWLNPPAGLLLLGSFFFGGSQTGWTAYPPLSLITNNTAQSMWILSIVLVGTSSILGALNFIVTIWKLRVPSMSWDRLPLFCWAMLATSTLALFSTPVLAIGLILLLFDINFGTSFFKPNAGGDVVIYQHLFWFYSHPAVYLMILPIFGIMSEVIPVHARKPIFGYKAIAYSSLAICIVGLFVWVHHMFTSGTPAWMRMFFTISTLIVAVPTGVKVFSWVATLWGGKIRLTSPMLFAVGLLAMFVMGGLSGVMLGNAPFDVHVHDTYFVVAHFHYVLFGGSVFGLYAGIYHWFPKITGRLYSEAWGRVHFVLTLIGTNLTFLPMHELGLQGMPRRVAMYDPQFTDLNVISTIGAFILGISVLPFFFNMAWSWFYGPKADGNPWAGLTLEWTTASPPLVENWEVLPTVTHGPYDYGMGYDQKATA; translated from the coding sequence ATGACTCAGTCTGATGTGTCCATGTCGGTTACGGCATCTATGCCCGCCGGTCATCATCCCCCCCACGCCTGGAAGTGGTACGACTATTTCACCTTTAATACCGACCACAAGGTGATTGGAATTCAGTACCTAGTCTTAAGCTTTTTCTTCTATCTGGTCGGGGGTCTCATGGCGATGGCTATGCGTACGGAATTGTCTACGCCTGACCCTGATTTTGTCGATCCGGGTTTCTATAATGCCCTCATGACGAATCATGGCACAATTATGATCTTTTTTTGGATTGTGCCTGCGGCGATCGGGGGATTTGGTAATTTCCTGATTCCCCTGATGATCGGGGCGAGGGATATGGCGTTTCCTAAGCTCAATGCGATCGCTTTTTGGTTAAACCCTCCGGCGGGGTTGTTACTGCTGGGCAGCTTTTTCTTTGGGGGATCTCAAACCGGTTGGACTGCCTATCCACCCCTCAGTTTGATTACCAATAATACAGCCCAGTCAATGTGGATTCTCAGCATTGTCCTGGTGGGGACTTCCTCAATTTTGGGAGCCTTAAATTTCATTGTCACCATCTGGAAATTACGAGTTCCCAGCATGAGTTGGGATCGCCTGCCCCTCTTCTGTTGGGCAATGTTGGCCACCTCAACGCTGGCACTGTTTTCAACGCCTGTCTTAGCGATCGGGCTGATTCTATTATTGTTTGATATTAACTTCGGAACTTCCTTCTTCAAGCCAAATGCGGGAGGAGATGTGGTCATTTACCAGCATCTCTTCTGGTTTTATTCCCATCCAGCGGTGTATCTGATGATACTGCCCATCTTCGGCATTATGTCAGAGGTGATCCCGGTCCATGCCCGCAAGCCGATTTTTGGTTATAAAGCGATCGCCTATTCCAGTTTGGCGATTTGTATCGTGGGTTTGTTTGTGTGGGTGCACCACATGTTCACCAGTGGCACACCGGCCTGGATGCGGATGTTTTTCACTATTTCAACCCTGATTGTGGCGGTTCCAACCGGCGTGAAGGTCTTTAGCTGGGTGGCCACGCTTTGGGGGGGCAAAATTCGGCTCACCAGTCCGATGCTGTTTGCGGTGGGTCTGCTGGCAATGTTCGTTATGGGAGGTCTCAGTGGCGTTATGCTCGGCAATGCGCCCTTTGACGTGCATGTGCATGATACCTACTTTGTGGTAGCCCACTTCCACTATGTTCTGTTTGGCGGGTCTGTCTTTGGTCTTTATGCTGGCATTTATCACTGGTTTCCTAAAATTACCGGACGGTTGTATAGCGAAGCCTGGGGTCGGGTGCATTTTGTCTTGACCTTGATTGGGACCAATTTGACCTTTTTGCCCATGCACGAATTAGGATTGCAGGGAATGCCTCGCCGTGTGGCTATGTATGATCCGCAGTTTACAGATTTGAATGTTATTTCTACGATCGGCGCCTTTATTCTGGGCATTTCGGTGCTGCCTTTTTTCTTTAATATGGCCTGGAGTTGGTTCTATGGCCCCAAGGCGGACGGTAATCCCTGGGCGGGGCTGACTCTGGAGTGGACGACGGCCTCACCGCCCTTGGTGGAGAATTGGGAAGTGCTGCCTACGGTTACTCACGGTCCCTATGACTACGGCATGGGCTACGACCAAAAGGCAACTGCCTAG
- a CDS encoding cytochrome c oxidase subunit II — protein sequence MQTPKETVPTSLLTLTLGVVVTLFSLWFGQNHGLMPEAVSEQAPLVDRFFNLMMTIATALFLVVEGAILFAVIRFRRKPGDETDAPPIHGNLPLEVFWTAIPAVIVIGLGLYSVEVYGEMGGFENSGGGMMMSHSGHPTHAIRSADQPSALMGSAIAAPLAMTAPDLESAADPLLVDKGNVQPDVPNPKYGFGAAPDAMGKPADLVVDVLGLQYAWIFTYPDSGVVSGELHIPIGRSVQLRINAQDVIHSFWVPQFRLKQDALPGQPSQLQFVATQLGDYPIVCAELCGAYHGSMRSRVIVHSEDEFDTWLQSQIAQRAEATPTVALSATATRDTDLLAAYAQDLGVTPAVLNQLPH from the coding sequence ATGCAAACTCCGAAAGAAACGGTTCCAACCTCCTTGCTGACCCTAACGTTGGGGGTTGTTGTCACCCTGTTTAGTCTTTGGTTTGGCCAGAATCATGGTCTGATGCCAGAGGCGGTCTCTGAGCAGGCTCCTCTAGTCGATCGTTTTTTTAACTTGATGATGACGATCGCGACGGCCCTCTTTCTGGTGGTGGAAGGGGCGATCCTCTTTGCTGTGATTCGCTTCCGCCGCAAGCCAGGGGATGAGACCGATGCCCCCCCCATTCATGGGAACCTGCCCCTTGAAGTGTTCTGGACCGCGATCCCGGCGGTGATTGTGATTGGGTTGGGCCTCTATAGTGTCGAAGTCTATGGTGAGATGGGTGGCTTTGAAAATTCGGGTGGGGGCATGATGATGTCCCATAGTGGCCACCCCACCCATGCCATCCGGTCGGCGGATCAGCCATCGGCTTTGATGGGCAGTGCGATCGCGGCTCCCTTAGCGATGACGGCGCCGGATCTAGAGTCGGCGGCTGACCCCCTGCTGGTGGATAAGGGCAATGTGCAACCAGACGTACCGAACCCAAAGTATGGTTTTGGGGCTGCACCGGATGCAATGGGTAAACCGGCAGATCTGGTTGTGGACGTGCTGGGTTTGCAATATGCCTGGATTTTTACCTATCCCGACAGTGGTGTTGTCAGTGGCGAGTTGCATATTCCGATCGGTCGGTCGGTGCAGCTGCGCATTAACGCCCAGGATGTGATTCATTCTTTCTGGGTGCCTCAGTTTCGTTTAAAGCAGGATGCCCTCCCTGGCCAACCTTCCCAACTTCAGTTTGTGGCGACGCAGTTAGGGGATTATCCGATCGTCTGTGCGGAGTTGTGTGGGGCTTATCACGGGTCTATGCGATCGCGGGTGATTGTCCACAGTGAGGACGAGTTTGACACCTGGTTACAGTCGCAGATAGCCCAACGGGCAGAAGCGACTCCAACAGTTGCCTTAAGCGCAACAGCGACCCGTGATACCGATTTGTTGGCCGCCTATGCCCAAGATTTAGGCGTAACACCGGCAGTGTTAAACCAATTGCCGCATTAG